The following coding sequences lie in one Arachis ipaensis cultivar K30076 chromosome B05, Araip1.1, whole genome shotgun sequence genomic window:
- the LOC107640730 gene encoding uncharacterized protein LOC107640730: MADVSSWIDPITNFLENGKLSDDDKAAKALRREAAKYTIIQGQLFKKGLSQPLLKCLRPDQTDYVLSELHEGCCGHHIEGKALAQKLVEAGYYWPSMMSDSQKFVKKCRRLSPSTITPSGVRPSRWPAYPQKIAESSCGGK; encoded by the coding sequence ATGGCTGACGTCTCCTCATGGATAGACCCAATCACTAACTTTTTGGAAAACGGTAAACTCTCCGATGACGACAAGGCTGCAAAAGCGCTGAGAAGGGAAGCAGCCAAGTATACGATAATACAAGGCCAGCTATTTAAGAAAGGGCTGAGCCAACCTCTGTTGAAGTGCCTAcgccccgaccagacggactacgtgtTAAGCGAACTCCACGAAGGATGTTGTGGCCACCATATTGAAGGAAAGGCCTTGGCTCAGAAGCTTGTTGAGGCCGGTTACTATTGGCCCTCGATGATGTCGGACTCCCAAAAGTTCGTAAAGAAATGTAGGAGATTGTCGCCATCGACTATTACACCAAGTGGGGTGAGGCCAAGCCGTTGGCCAGCATATCCTCAGAAAATTGccgaaagttcatgtggaggcaagtAA